The region TACTCGAAGCGGTCGACGTCCGCTTGGAAAGCAGTGATACGATTAGCCAACTTTCGACCGAGATCGAAGATGTCGACGCTTGGGGGGATGATTCATCTCCGCTTGAATCAGCCGATGGATCGCCCGATGTTGTCACGCCTTCACGCGAAGAAATCGCGGCGCTCCTTGGACAGCTGAGCGCCCAAACCCAATCAGACCTGTCATCGGCGGAACAAGCTTCACCGCAACCAACGACAACGAACGAGCCTATCGGATCGGTCCCAGTACCTGTATCGCCGACGCCGGCTCCCGAGCCGAAGGAAATGTTCGTCGATCGTCCGGCCGGTTCCGGTGGGGATCCGACTCGAATTTCCCCACCCGAAATTGACAACGTCCAAGTCGATGAAGAGTTGATGGAAGCGTTCATGGATGACGCGACACGAGGCTTGGAATCGATGGAACAAGCCCTCTTAGATTTAGAATCGAGCCCTTCGGATCCGGCGATCGTCAAAGCGATCGGTCGAGAACTTCACACCATCAAAGGCGCTTCGGCGAGTATTGGCCTTTCCAATTTGGCTTCGTACATCCATGAAGTCGAAGAGTTGATCCGCTATACACAAGACTCCGGAAAACCTGTCACGCCGGAACTCTTACTGCCGCACGTCGACTTGGTACGCGCACGGGTGGACGGTGAGGATATTCCCCAACTGGCATCCGCGGTCGTTCAACCCTCTCCGGCTCAACAGACCGTCCTCGCCGTGCCGGTTTCGTCGAACGCCATACCGGCTTCGCCAAACGTAGGGCCGGTAGCAAGCACGCCCGCGGCGAACGCGCCGGGGGCATCCAAAACGACTCGAAAGTCGGCTTCCGGATCCGATTCACATGGCGACGACGAAACCGTCCGCGTGAAAGCGTCACAACTGAATCGCTTGATGGATATGTTGAGCGAATTGGTGATGTTGCGGAACCAACGCGACACCGAAATCTCGGAACTGAAAGGCATTCATGATGAATTGATTCACAGTGTGACTCGGATTCGAATGCTCAGTCACGAGGGCGAAGCATTGTTGGCATCGGACAACCTTGCCGATCCGATTCTAGCCGAAGAAGGCGTCTCCTTTTCACACCTCAATGAGGTTGCCAATGACGTCTTGGAATCGGCGCAACGCCTGCGTGATTGCTACCAACCGGTCGATGATGGCAATCAAGCTGTCTCCCAGTTCATTCGCAACTTCCGTTTAGAACTCGTCCAGCTTCGTCGCACGCCAGTCTCGGGACTGTTTCGTCGGCTCCATCGTGCGATTAGTGATGCCGCACGAAGCGAACAGAAACAAGTTCGCGTCGAACTGGTTGGCGAAAACACTGGCATCGAGCGGTCGCTGCAAGAACGGATCTTCGAGCCCCTGCTTCACATCGTTCGCAATTCGGTCAGCCATGGCGTCGAGACACCGACCGATCGCATCGCCGCCGGCAAAGAAGCTCATGGTGTGGTGAAACTTCATGCCCATGCGGGTCCAGATTTGTTGGTGATCGAAGTCAGCGACGACGGCCGAGGGCTGGACTACGACGCAATCCGTCGACGCGGAATCGAACGTGGATTGATCGAAAGCGACAAATCGATCAGTCGAGCCGAGCTTGCCCGACTGATCTTCAATCCTGGATTTTCAACCAAAGAAACCGCCAGCCAAGTATCTGGCCGTGGTGTCGGCATGGACGTCGTTGCCGCGACACTCGAAAGGATGCGTGGTTGGGTCGAAGTCG is a window of Roseiconus lacunae DNA encoding:
- a CDS encoding response regulator, which produces MSEHHSNAFPMSDFPASTESDDRLTSFSAAVELLGELGQAGLEDVDDLLGEAVDRLGQLADSVESSLSEFNDDHPDVMDLLDFVIESCNMIRQVAFNDGQEPDRQQLELLLEAVDVRLESSDTISQLSTEIEDVDAWGDDSSPLESADGSPDVVTPSREEIAALLGQLSAQTQSDLSSAEQASPQPTTTNEPIGSVPVPVSPTPAPEPKEMFVDRPAGSGGDPTRISPPEIDNVQVDEELMEAFMDDATRGLESMEQALLDLESSPSDPAIVKAIGRELHTIKGASASIGLSNLASYIHEVEELIRYTQDSGKPVTPELLLPHVDLVRARVDGEDIPQLASAVVQPSPAQQTVLAVPVSSNAIPASPNVGPVASTPAANAPGASKTTRKSASGSDSHGDDETVRVKASQLNRLMDMLSELVMLRNQRDTEISELKGIHDELIHSVTRIRMLSHEGEALLASDNLADPILAEEGVSFSHLNEVANDVLESAQRLRDCYQPVDDGNQAVSQFIRNFRLELVQLRRTPVSGLFRRLHRAISDAARSEQKQVRVELVGENTGIERSLQERIFEPLLHIVRNSVSHGVETPTDRIAAGKEAHGVVKLHAHAGPDLLVIEVSDDGRGLDYDAIRRRGIERGLIESDKSISRAELARLIFNPGFSTKETASQVSGRGVGMDVVAATLERMRGWVEVESETGRGSTIRLSLPLPSMIQHAMVFRSAGQLFALPAQAVRRTGEHDRQTSPVDLNDVLSLQGSPATIVEEDERRSVIELVTNGSSLDGSLSADLALLVDRVLGPEEVVVRPMPPMLKSHPLCIGATLSGMGETVLLLDPRGVAEAAIGSKRLVHQISQSSISPATKQPKVLVVDDSKSARLKTTRALQKYSVEIIQAADGQAAMELLAKDDFVTVFSDIDMPRMSGLELLQTIKAEPRLEAIPVIVISSRSIDTAGKQAREYGALEYLQKPLVPERLDAIVASLPWAKP